Proteins co-encoded in one Ziziphus jujuba cultivar Dongzao chromosome 9, ASM3175591v1 genomic window:
- the LOC107426963 gene encoding DNA-directed RNA polymerases II, IV and V subunit 3, with product MEGKSYQRFPKVKIREMKDDYLKFELRETDASMANALRRVMIAEVPTIAIDLVEIEVNSSVLNDEFIAHRLGLVPLTSERAMSMRFSRDCDACDGDGQCEFCSVEFHLRAKCHSDQTLDVTSKDLYSSDHTVVPVDFSDSAGYDSSENRGIIIVKLRRGQELRLRAIARKGIGKDHAKWSPAATVTFMYEPDIRINEELMDTLTFEEKRNWVDSSPTKVFDIDPNTHQVVVVDPEAYTYDEEVIKKADAMGKHGLVDITAKEDSFIFTVESTGAIKASQLLLNAIEVLKQKLDAVRLSDDTVEADDQFGELGAHMRGG from the exons atggaaGGGAAATCGTACCAGAGGTTCCCGAAGGTGAAGATCCGAGAAATGAAGGACGATTACTTGAAGTTCGAGCTGCGAGAGACCGACGCAAGCATGGCCAACGCGCTTCGGCGCGTCATGATAGCCGAGGTTCCCACCATCGCCATCGACCTCGTCGAGATTGAAGTCAACTCCTCCGTTCTCAACGACGAGTTCATTGCCCACCGACTTGGTCTCGTCCCGCTCACCAGCGAACGCGCCATGTCCATGCGGTTCTCGCGCGACTGCGACGCCTGTGACGGCGATGGCCAGTGTGAGTTCTGCTCCGTCGAGTTCCACCTCCGCGCCAAATGCCATTCCGACCAAACCCTAGACGTCACCAGCAAGGACCTCTACAGCTCCGATCACACTGTCGTCCCCGTCGATTTCTCCGATTCCGCTGGCTACGACTCATCCGAGAAtag GGGGATTATCATTGTGAAACTACGCCGCGGGCAGGAACTGAGGCTGAGGGCCATAGCCAGAAAAGGGATCGGCAAGGATCATGCCAAGTGGTCACCTGCAGCAACTGTCACCTTCATGTATGAACCAGATATTCGAATCAATGAAGAGCTGATGGATACTTTGACTTTTGAGGAGAAAAGAAATTGGGTTGATAGTAGTCCTACCAAAGTTTTTGACATTGATCCTAATACCCATcag gttGTGGTGGTTGATCCTGAGGCATACACATACGATGAGGAAGTGATCAAGAAAGCAGACGCCATGGGGAAGCATGGGCTTGTTGATATTACTGCCAAGGAAGATAGTTTTATTTTCACTGTTGAGTCAACTGGTGCAATCAAAGCTTCTCAATTGCTGCTCAATGCCATAGAAGTTCTGAAACAAAAACTGGATGCAGTGCGCCTCTCAGATGATACTGTAGAAGCTGATGATCAATTTGGTGAATTAGGTGCACATATGCGAGGTGGATAA
- the LOC107426952 gene encoding uncharacterized protein LOC107426952, translating into MSRIVLQFLPVLLLMLMAMMEATPPGIAKNPSHSRCLIKKYKMCYNLEHVCPKFCPDACTVNCVSCKPMCVDSSSPAPEDSNSPPESPKTPTTPTSTPPPSNPTYPPSTPSPKPPSPSPSTPSTTTPASPSPPTQPKPTPPTPTEPSSPATTPSPPSSPTPPPTTPSSPSPPSNPATPPSTPLYPSPPPLNTTPSYPTPPSSTPSPPSKSPPSSNPPSTPSSPSASEGAKRAKCKNKNYPQCYDMEHVCPSSCPGGCEVDCVTCKPVCRCDQPGAVCQDPRFIGGDGITFYFHGKKDQDFCLLSDANLHINAHFIGRRNQNMKRDFTWVQSIGVLFGNHQLYIGAQKTAIWEDSVDRISITFDGKTIRLPESEGARWQSESVPSVFVMRAAETNDVMVEVEGSFRITAKVVPITEEDSQIHNYGITKEDSFAHLDLGFKFFSLSDQVSGVLGQTYRPDYVSRVNIGAKMAVMGGYMEFKTSSLFATDCAVAQFRGSNGEASLEDSELPSLSCTSGLDGQGVVCKK; encoded by the exons ATGTCTCGCATCGTATTACAGTTTTTGCCAGTTCTTCTGCTAATGTTGATGGCAATGATGGAGGCTACTCCTCCGGGTATCGCCAAGAACCCAAGCCATTCAAGATGTTTGATCAAGAAATACAAGATGTGCTATAACCTAGAGCATGTCTGCCCCAAGTTTTGCCCGGATGCATGCACCGTAAATTGTGTCTCTTGTAAGCCTATGTGCGTTGATTCCTCCAGCCCTGCCCCTGAAGATTCTAACTCTCCACCTGAGTCACCCAAAACTCCTACCACTCCTACTTCAACTCCACCTCCTTCTAATCCCACCTATCCGCCATCAACACCTTCTCCCAAACCTCCATCTCCATCACCATCAACGCCTTCTACCACCACCCCTGCATCACCTTCACCTCCTACACAACCAAAACCTACTCCTCCAACTCCAACTGAACCATCTTCTCCAGCAACCACACCTTCACCGCCTTCATCGCCAACACCTCCTCCTACTACTCCGTCATCTCCTTCACCTCCATCCAATCCAGCTACCCCACCATCGACACCTTTGTACCCTTCTCCACCACCTCTTAATACTACTCCATCGTATCCAACCCCTCCTAGCTCTACTCCATCTCCACCTAGCAAGTCTCCACCATCATCTAACCCTCCTTCCACTCCATCATCTCCATCTGCTTCTGAAGGAGCCAAGAGGGCCAAGTGCAAGAATAAGAACTATCCACAATGTTACGACATGGAGCATGTATGTCCCAGCTCTTGCCCTGGTGGATGCGAGGTCGATTGTGTCACTTGCAAACCTGTCTGCA GGTGTGATCAGCCAGGAGCAGTTTGCCAAGACCCTCGATTCATTGGTGGAGATGGCATAACCTTTTACTTCCATGGCAAGAAAGACCAAGATTTCTGCCTCTTATCCGACGCCAACCTCCATATCAATGCCCACTTTATTGGTCGTCGAAACCAGAACATGAAAAGGGACTTCACTTGGGTCCAGTCCATTGGAGTACTCTTTGGCAACCACCAACTTTACATTGGTGCACAGAAAACCGCCATATGGGAAGACTCGGTGGACCGCATTTCCATCACATTCGACGGCAAGACAATTAGACTGCCAGAATCCGAAGGCGCTAGGTGGCAGTCGGAGAGTGTTCCAAGTGTGTTTGTGATGAGAGCTGCTGAGACTAACGATGTTATGGTTGAAGTTGAAGGAAGCTTTAGGATCACAGCTAAGGTGGTGCCCATCACTGAAGAAGACTCTCAGATTCACAACTATGGGATTACGAAAGAGGATTCGTTTGCTCATCTTGATCTGGGATTCAAGTTCTTCTCTTTGAGCGACCAAGTAAGCGGTGTGTTGGGCCAAACATACAGACCGGACTATGTGAGCCGTGTAAACATTGGAGCAAAGATGGCGGTAATGGGAGGGTACATGGAGTTCAAGACTTCGAGCCTGTTTGCCACTGACTGTGCCGTTGCTCAGTTTAGAGGCTCCAATGGTGAAGCTTCTTTGGAGGATTCGGAGCTGCCAAGCTTGAGCTGTACCAGTGGGTTGGATGGTCAAGGAGTAGTCTGCAAGAAATAA